In the genome of Dermacentor silvarum isolate Dsil-2018 chromosome 1, BIME_Dsil_1.4, whole genome shotgun sequence, one region contains:
- the LOC125943945 gene encoding uncharacterized protein LOC125943945, with translation MREFYAVTGFPQATGALDGCHFPVSPPKEHATDYYNYKGWYSIILLAVVDHKYHFRYINVGSPGRCHDASVNGRSKLHTLIENGTFSSPMAIIEGINVPPIILCDKALPLSPNLQKPFPNAQPGSREGVFNYNLSKTRRIVENGFGRLKARFRFVMKRMECKLKKAKLAIRAACVLHNICEAMKDSVELQWESEARALDMYAQPSRNTEEYSGGGQEATIRLTT, from the exons ATGCGTGAATTCTACGCCGTCACAGGCTTCCCGCAAGCCACCGGCGCCTTGGATGGCTGCCACTTTCCTGTCTCGCCGCCGAAAGAGCATGCCACGGACTATTATAATTACAAAGGCTG GTACAGCATCATACTCCTGGCAGTAGTGGACCACAAATACCATTTTCGGTATATCAACGTTGGAAGTCCCGGAAGGTGCCATGATGCCAGCGTGAATGGCCGATCTAAGCTGCATACGCTGATCGAGAATGGGACCTTCAGCTCTCCCATGGCAATTATAGAGGGCATCAACGTTCCGCCCATTATTCTGTGCGATAAGGCATTACCCTTGTCACCGAACCTGCAAAAGCCATTTCCAAATGCTCAGCCTGGAAGCCGTGAAGGAGTGTTCAATTACAACCTTTCAAAGACTAGGAGGATTGTCGAGAATGGTTTCGGGAGGCTAAAGGCACGCTTTCGCTTCGTGATGAAAAGGATGGAGTGCAAGCTGAAGAAGGCCAAACTGGCTATTCGAGCTGCCTGTGTTCTTCACAATATCTGTGAGGCAATGAAAGACAGTGTAGAGCTCCAGTGGGAAAGTGAGGCACGTGCATTGGACATGTATGCACAGCCATCACGCAACACCGAAGAATACAGTGGGGGAGGGCAAGAG GCGACCATCCGGCTCACGACGTGA